In Pseudofrankia saprophytica, one genomic interval encodes:
- a CDS encoding methyltransferase family protein has product MADAAYGLWPLVVLNTLLFAAFAVSFFHPRTRRDWRAMGGFTAFLVALFTEMYGAPLTIYLLGSWLGSRFPLLRDTHAGGHLWNDLIGWKGDPHLSPFHLASYVFIGGGFWLIAAAWRVLHEAARTDKLAVTGPYARVRHPQYDGLLLVMVGFLLQWPTIPTLVMFPILVAVYVRLARSEEREVAARFGERWSAYAASTPGFLPRRRHGDTGTGDAEGTGPDTGGRADAGRTFTGPDVTDADAAAGRRGGGGSAARAPARGDDHISRRVEAGHRPF; this is encoded by the coding sequence ATGGCTGACGCTGCGTACGGTCTGTGGCCCCTGGTCGTTCTCAACACGTTGCTGTTCGCCGCCTTTGCGGTCAGCTTCTTCCACCCGCGGACCCGCCGAGACTGGCGGGCGATGGGAGGGTTCACCGCGTTCCTGGTGGCGCTGTTCACCGAGATGTACGGAGCGCCGCTGACGATCTACCTGTTGGGAAGCTGGCTGGGATCGCGGTTCCCGCTGCTGCGCGACACCCACGCGGGCGGGCATCTATGGAACGACTTGATCGGCTGGAAGGGTGATCCGCATCTCAGCCCGTTCCACCTCGCCAGCTACGTGTTCATCGGCGGCGGCTTCTGGCTGATCGCCGCTGCGTGGCGGGTGCTGCACGAGGCAGCCCGGACCGACAAGCTGGCCGTCACCGGCCCCTACGCCCGGGTCCGGCATCCCCAATACGACGGTCTCCTTCTCGTCATGGTCGGCTTCCTGCTGCAGTGGCCGACCATCCCCACACTGGTCATGTTCCCGATCCTGGTCGCCGTCTATGTTCGGCTGGCCCGTAGCGAGGAACGGGAGGTGGCCGCGCGGTTCGGCGAACGCTGGTCGGCCTATGCCGCGTCTACTCCGGGGTTCCTGCCACGGCGCCGTCACGGCGACACGGGCACTGGCGACGCCGAGGGCACCGGCCCTGACACCGGTGGGCGCGCGGACGCCGGCCGGACCTTCACCGGGCCTGACGTCACGGATGCCGACGCTGCCGCAGGCCGGCGCGGTGGCGGCGGGTCCGCGGCGCGGGCACCCGCCCGTGGCGACGATCACATCTCTCGCCGGGTAGAAGCCGGGCACCGCCCGTTCTGA
- a CDS encoding methyltransferase domain-containing protein, translating into MSAESDRRGSAAHRDRLLAGLAGRVLEIGAGHGPNFAHYPPEVREVVAVEPEDQLRGLASQAAADAPVPVRVIAGQAGALPGCDGEFDAVVVSLVLCSVPDPTSALAEVRRVLRPGGQLRFYEHVRSEHRLRGLAEDLITPLWAKGGGGCHPNRRTAEAIRAAGFAVEEIARFTFRPLRFLPSTAHILGRAQRPLDDTAAGHQAQ; encoded by the coding sequence ATGAGCGCCGAGTCCGACCGGCGTGGCTCGGCCGCCCACCGCGACCGCCTGCTCGCCGGACTCGCAGGCCGGGTGCTGGAGATCGGGGCCGGCCACGGGCCGAACTTTGCCCACTATCCGCCGGAGGTGCGCGAGGTGGTGGCGGTCGAGCCCGAAGACCAGCTGCGCGGACTCGCCAGCCAGGCCGCGGCGGACGCCCCCGTGCCGGTGCGCGTGATCGCCGGCCAGGCGGGTGCGCTTCCCGGGTGCGACGGAGAGTTCGATGCCGTGGTGGTCTCGCTGGTGCTCTGCTCGGTCCCCGACCCAACCAGTGCGCTGGCCGAGGTCCGCCGGGTGCTTCGGCCGGGTGGGCAGTTGCGGTTCTACGAACACGTGCGGTCCGAGCATCGACTGCGAGGGCTGGCCGAAGATCTCATCACGCCGCTGTGGGCGAAGGGCGGTGGTGGCTGCCACCCGAACCGCCGGACGGCCGAGGCCATTCGCGCCGCCGGCTTCGCCGTCGAGGAGATCGCCCGGTTCACCTTCCGACCCCTGCGGTTCCTTCCGTCGACCGCCCACATCCTCGGCCGCGCCCAGCGGCCACTCGACGACACAGCCGCAGGCCACCAGGCGCAGTAG
- a CDS encoding C40 family peptidase, whose translation MRTAVSLTPAVPDVTVNADEPVEVGFRLTTRGGGALADQDILVQALFPTGWTTFKALRTDAGGYASYAARVLTTTQIRATFAGGPELDAATSDAAVVRVRPAPPATAAPAAARGPAGETIADAPTGATTIGEKAVYLASLQAGKPYVYGAEGPYDFDCSGLVQYVYKQLGITLPRTTDQQFAATTRISRGSEQPGDLIFFGEPGSIYHEGIYAGDGKIWVAPKSGDVVKLEAIWTSSYYVGRVR comes from the coding sequence GTGCGCACGGCGGTCTCGCTGACGCCGGCCGTCCCCGACGTCACGGTGAACGCCGACGAGCCGGTCGAGGTCGGCTTCCGGCTCACCACCCGAGGCGGCGGTGCCCTCGCGGACCAGGACATCCTCGTCCAGGCACTGTTCCCGACCGGCTGGACGACGTTCAAAGCACTACGCACGGACGCGGGCGGCTACGCCAGCTACGCGGCGCGGGTCCTGACGACCACCCAGATCAGGGCGACATTCGCGGGCGGCCCGGAGCTGGACGCCGCGACCTCCGACGCCGCGGTCGTCCGCGTCCGCCCCGCGCCGCCCGCGACCGCCGCCCCGGCCGCCGCCCGCGGGCCCGCGGGCGAGACCATCGCCGACGCGCCCACCGGCGCGACGACGATCGGGGAGAAGGCGGTGTACCTGGCATCACTACAGGCCGGCAAGCCATATGTGTACGGGGCGGAGGGGCCGTACGACTTCGACTGCTCGGGGCTGGTGCAGTACGTCTACAAGCAGCTCGGCATCACGCTGCCCCGCACCACCGACCAGCAGTTCGCGGCGACGACCCGGATCTCGCGCGGCTCCGAACAGCCAGGGGATCTGATCTTCTTCGGCGAGCCGGGGTCGATCTACCACGAGGGCATCTACGCCGGCGACGGAAAGATCTGGGTCGCGCCGAAGAGCGGTGACGTGGTCAAGCTCGAGGCCATCTGGACCTCGTCCTACTACGTCGGCAGGGTGCGGTAG
- a CDS encoding BlaI/MecI/CopY family transcriptional regulator, giving the protein MELFGDLEAEVMDRMWARVEAATVRDILEELQQARPLAYTTVMTVMDRLFQKGWLTRERVGRGYVYATTLTRSEYTARQLNEVLSGTDNPGMALLHFVRSMDAAEAEALGDALRWRAQEKGTG; this is encoded by the coding sequence ATGGAGCTGTTCGGCGACCTCGAGGCCGAGGTGATGGACCGGATGTGGGCACGCGTGGAAGCCGCCACCGTGCGCGACATCCTGGAGGAGCTGCAGCAGGCCCGTCCCCTCGCCTACACCACGGTCATGACCGTGATGGATCGGCTCTTCCAGAAGGGCTGGCTCACCCGGGAGCGGGTCGGCCGCGGGTACGTCTATGCCACGACGCTCACGCGCAGCGAATACACCGCCCGGCAGCTGAACGAGGTGCTGTCCGGCACCGACAACCCGGGGATGGCGCTGCTGCACTTCGTCCGGTCGATGGACGCCGCCGAGGCCGAGGCGCTGGGCGACGCGCTGCGCTGGCGGGCCCAGGAGAAGGGCACCGGCTGA
- a CDS encoding M56 family metallopeptidase: MAAPLLTGYILIMLFLAPRLLRAAGWTRRAPRLGIGVWIAACLSAVAAVCLAGALLVVPLLTVGHAIISLVMACGISLHHISRTAVSLAMDAAGIGVLAVIAARIMYATAAVAWPQRRLRRRHAAALRMVGRRHPARGDILVVEHPVPAVYCLPARRRLVVVSEGALSLLDPPLLDAVIAHEHAHLRGHHYLITTVTAVLARAFPRLPLFTVADDEVRRLVEMAADDSAARRTTPRTVACALLDLVAGQVPAPALGMAGVGAAERVRRLLAPSRPLSLAARYLAAAGAAALLLLPVAVPTVPALVDDATHCPPATTAADVAARSAR, translated from the coding sequence GTGGCGGCCCCGCTGCTGACCGGCTACATCCTGATCATGCTGTTCCTCGCGCCGCGGCTGCTGCGCGCCGCCGGCTGGACCCGCAGGGCGCCGAGGCTGGGCATCGGCGTCTGGATCGCCGCGTGCCTGTCCGCGGTCGCCGCGGTCTGCCTCGCCGGCGCCCTGCTGGTCGTGCCACTGCTGACCGTCGGCCACGCGATCATCTCGCTGGTCATGGCGTGCGGCATCTCGCTGCACCACATCTCCCGCACCGCTGTGTCGCTGGCCATGGACGCAGCTGGAATCGGTGTCCTGGCGGTCATCGCGGCGCGCATCATGTACGCGACGGCGGCCGTCGCATGGCCGCAGCGGCGGTTGCGGCGCCGGCACGCCGCCGCGTTGCGGATGGTCGGCCGTCGCCACCCCGCCCGCGGCGACATCCTCGTCGTCGAACACCCCGTCCCGGCTGTCTACTGCCTGCCCGCGCGGCGCCGCCTCGTCGTCGTCTCCGAGGGCGCCCTCTCGCTGCTGGACCCGCCGTTGCTGGACGCCGTGATCGCCCACGAGCACGCCCACCTGCGTGGCCACCATTACCTGATCACCACCGTCACGGCGGTACTGGCCCGCGCTTTCCCCCGACTGCCGCTGTTCACCGTCGCTGACGACGAGGTACGCCGCCTGGTCGAGATGGCCGCCGACGACAGCGCCGCCCGCCGCACCACCCCACGTACCGTCGCCTGCGCCCTGTTGGACCTGGTCGCCGGCCAGGTACCTGCGCCCGCGCTCGGGATGGCCGGCGTCGGTGCCGCCGAACGAGTGCGCCGTCTGCTCGCCCCCAGCCGTCCCCTCAGCCTGGCCGCGCGCTACCTCGCCGCCGCCGGCGCCGCCGCGTTGCTACTCCTGCCGGTCGCCGTGCCGACGGTGCCAGCCCTCGTCGACGACGCGACCCACTGTCCTCCGGCCACCACCGCGGCGGACGTCGCGGCACGCTCCGCGCGCTGA
- a CDS encoding response regulator — MTRIVIADDDHLMRAGLVELLTVDPTIAVVGEAATGRAAVSLARQHRPEVVLMDVRMPDLDGIAATRELTRGVPETRVLILTTFEQDDYVFGAVRAGASGFLLKRTRPEELIAAVHTIAAGDALLSPSVTRRVIDRMARQPVPELAGTRELAELTRREREVLELMARGLSNREIANCLVVEESTVRTHAKRLLAKLGLRDRIQAVIFAYETGINQPGGTMAP; from the coding sequence ATGACCAGGATCGTCATCGCGGACGACGACCACCTCATGCGCGCCGGCCTGGTGGAGCTGCTCACCGTCGACCCGACGATCGCCGTCGTCGGCGAGGCCGCCACTGGCCGCGCGGCCGTCTCCCTGGCGCGACAGCACCGGCCCGAGGTCGTGCTCATGGATGTACGGATGCCCGACCTGGACGGCATCGCTGCTACCCGCGAACTGACGCGCGGCGTGCCGGAGACCCGGGTGCTCATCCTGACCACCTTCGAGCAGGACGACTACGTGTTCGGAGCCGTGCGCGCCGGCGCCTCAGGCTTCCTGCTGAAGCGCACCCGCCCCGAGGAGCTCATCGCCGCGGTGCATACCATCGCGGCCGGCGACGCGCTGCTGTCACCGTCGGTGACCCGGCGGGTGATCGACAGGATGGCCCGGCAACCCGTCCCGGAGCTGGCTGGGACGCGGGAGCTCGCCGAGCTCACCCGCCGCGAACGCGAGGTCCTCGAGCTGATGGCGCGGGGTCTGTCCAACCGCGAGATCGCGAACTGCCTGGTGGTCGAGGAGTCCACCGTCCGCACCCACGCCAAGCGGCTCCTGGCCAAGCTCGGCCTCCGCGACCGAATCCAGGCAGTGATCTTCGCCTACGAGACCGGAATCAACCAGCCCGGCGGCACGATGGCGCCCTGA
- a CDS encoding sensor histidine kinase, translated as MATAAIPHHPFTLFVSRAATAPARRRRPRLLDAAIAAGVFSGWLVGLSHGDRFEMTDLVLLAASSLPIAGWRIAPLGTFTTSTVVALGLAARGQALWPPIGPAVALYLLAGGRDTAAWSRRTTLTVAGLLTAYLAVTIAASGWVAVDLGHTVLACAAAWLAGERARLRRQQIEALHERAHRAAESATANLRLAVAEERTRIARDLHDSAGHALNVIAVRAGAARLRNDPRRALATLADIESVARQTAADIDQIVGSLRAGEANETGDLAVESPVGLASVDTLVAQHRAAGLRVSVSRQGDPDVLVTAVDQAAYRILQESLTNAARHGAGSVAVTIDAYSAGLALTVTNPVPANAGAGAGGHGIAGMRERASLLGGTLTARQHGGEFRVEARLPRTGRAA; from the coding sequence GTGGCGACCGCGGCGATCCCGCACCATCCCTTCACTCTCTTCGTCTCCCGGGCGGCGACGGCGCCGGCCCGACGGCGTCGTCCTCGTCTCCTCGACGCGGCGATCGCGGCGGGGGTATTCAGTGGCTGGTTGGTCGGGCTGTCCCACGGCGACCGCTTCGAGATGACCGACCTGGTCCTGCTGGCTGCCTCGAGCCTCCCGATTGCCGGGTGGCGGATCGCACCGCTCGGCACCTTTACGACCAGCACTGTCGTGGCGTTGGGCCTCGCCGCGCGTGGCCAGGCGCTGTGGCCGCCGATCGGGCCCGCCGTCGCGCTCTACCTCCTGGCCGGCGGCAGGGACACCGCCGCATGGTCGCGGCGCACGACGCTTACGGTCGCGGGGCTGCTCACCGCCTACCTCGCGGTCACGATCGCCGCCAGCGGCTGGGTGGCGGTGGACCTGGGCCATACTGTCCTGGCCTGCGCCGCGGCGTGGCTCGCCGGCGAGCGCGCCCGGCTGCGACGCCAGCAGATCGAAGCTTTGCACGAGCGCGCGCACCGGGCGGCCGAGTCGGCGACGGCGAACCTGCGGCTCGCCGTCGCCGAGGAACGAACCCGCATCGCCCGCGACCTGCACGACTCGGCGGGACACGCGTTGAACGTGATCGCGGTACGCGCCGGGGCGGCGCGGCTGCGCAACGACCCACGGCGCGCGCTGGCCACGCTGGCCGACATCGAGTCGGTCGCCCGCCAGACGGCGGCCGACATCGACCAGATCGTCGGCTCGCTGCGCGCCGGTGAAGCGAACGAGACGGGCGATCTCGCGGTCGAGTCGCCGGTCGGTCTGGCCTCGGTGGACACACTCGTCGCCCAGCACCGAGCCGCCGGCCTGCGGGTATCCGTATCCCGCCAAGGTGATCCGGACGTCCTGGTCACGGCGGTCGATCAGGCGGCGTACCGCATCCTGCAGGAGTCCCTGACCAACGCCGCGCGGCACGGCGCCGGTTCCGTGGCCGTCACGATCGACGCATACTCGGCCGGCCTCGCGCTGACGGTCACCAACCCCGTCCCCGCGAACGCCGGCGCGGGCGCGGGCGGCCACGGCATCGCCGGCATGCGCGAACGCGCCAGCCTGCTCGGCGGCACGCTGACGGCCCGGCAGCACGGTGGCGAGTTCCGCGTCGAGGCGCGGCTTCCGCGCACCGGGCGCGCCGCATGA
- a CDS encoding ABC transporter ATP-binding protein, whose translation MNGTPPVVAVEGLTKRYDGQAVVEDLTFHLDRGQITGFLGPNGAGKSTTLRLLLGLASPSSGTARVLGKPYADLGDPARTVGAVLESNDFHPARSGRDHLRVLALASGIGRARVDEALETVELTAASSRAVRTYSLGMRQRLGLAAALLGNPELLVLDEPINGLDPAGVHWLRAFLRSYADQGGTVLVSSHVLAEVAQTVDRALIISRGRLVADRPISDFAQDGQTLETAYLALTAVVAP comes from the coding sequence ATGAACGGCACGCCACCGGTCGTGGCCGTCGAAGGGCTGACCAAGCGGTACGACGGCCAAGCCGTCGTCGAGGACCTGACCTTCCACCTCGACCGCGGCCAGATCACCGGGTTCCTCGGACCCAACGGGGCCGGCAAGTCGACCACACTGCGACTCCTGCTGGGCCTTGCGTCGCCGTCCAGCGGCACCGCCCGCGTCCTCGGCAAGCCCTATGCCGACCTCGGGGATCCGGCGCGCACGGTAGGCGCCGTGCTGGAGTCCAACGACTTCCACCCCGCCCGGTCGGGTCGCGACCACCTCAGGGTGCTCGCGCTGGCGTCCGGTATCGGACGTGCCCGCGTCGATGAGGCGCTGGAGACCGTCGAGCTGACGGCCGCCAGCAGCAGGGCGGTGAGGACCTACTCACTCGGGATGCGCCAACGGCTCGGGCTCGCGGCCGCGCTGCTCGGCAACCCCGAGCTGCTCGTCCTCGACGAGCCCATCAACGGGCTGGACCCCGCCGGCGTGCACTGGCTACGCGCATTCCTGCGGAGCTACGCCGATCAGGGCGGCACCGTGCTCGTCTCCAGCCACGTGCTCGCCGAGGTCGCCCAGACAGTCGACCGCGCCCTCATCATCAGCCGGGGCAGGCTGGTCGCCGACCGGCCGATCAGTGACTTCGCCCAGGACGGTCAGACCTTGGAAACGGCCTATCTCGCCCTTACCGCGGTGGTGGCGCCATGA
- a CDS encoding ABC transporter permease: MRRQLRSEFAKLTSTPALAGLLATLVGLVALAMALHGYGLATDRLATRSEQLGVFVDVGANLGALFAALLGALSITAEIRSGTIRPTLLATPRRTTVISAKAVSVCVTGLLVGLLSTGTAAGVGGLALHLRGLAVQLTASDYALLLGGGAAGGGLLATMGLAVGAVVRGQVPSLVAVFAWLLFVENLLLELPTVHRFAPGALAQALAGQDRAGALRSPGGAAALLTVYAGLGLIAAMLATSQRDVP; the protein is encoded by the coding sequence ATGAGGCGGCAGCTACGCTCCGAGTTCGCCAAACTCACCAGCACACCGGCACTGGCGGGCCTGCTGGCCACCCTGGTCGGACTGGTCGCGCTCGCCATGGCGCTGCACGGCTACGGCCTGGCCACCGACCGCCTCGCCACCAGATCCGAGCAGCTCGGTGTCTTCGTTGATGTGGGTGCCAATCTCGGCGCCCTGTTTGCCGCCCTGCTCGGCGCCCTGTCGATCACGGCGGAGATCCGGAGCGGCACCATCCGGCCAACCCTGCTCGCGACCCCACGACGTACCACCGTGATCAGCGCGAAGGCCGTCTCCGTGTGCGTGACCGGACTGCTCGTCGGGCTGCTCTCGACCGGAACCGCCGCGGGTGTCGGCGGGCTCGCCCTGCACCTGCGCGGGCTCGCGGTCCAGCTCACGGCGAGCGACTATGCCCTGCTCCTCGGCGGCGGCGCGGCCGGCGGCGGGCTGCTCGCCACGATGGGTCTGGCCGTCGGCGCTGTTGTCCGTGGCCAGGTGCCGTCCCTCGTCGCTGTCTTCGCCTGGCTGTTGTTCGTCGAGAACCTGCTCCTGGAACTGCCAACGGTGCACCGGTTCGCTCCCGGCGCGCTGGCCCAGGCACTGGCGGGCCAGGACCGCGCCGGCGCGCTGCGCAGCCCCGGCGGAGCCGCGGCCCTGCTGACGGTGTACGCCGGTCTCGGCCTCATCGCCGCCATGCTGGCGACATCCCAGCGCGACGTTCCCTGA
- a CDS encoding heavy-metal-associated domain-containing protein — protein MTTSEYQVTGMSCGHCEASVRDEVGKIAGVEDIQVSARTGRLVVTVTGPVDDAQVLAAVDEAGYEAAPVR, from the coding sequence ATGACCACGAGCGAGTACCAGGTCACGGGCATGAGCTGTGGGCACTGCGAGGCCTCGGTCCGAGACGAGGTCGGCAAGATCGCCGGTGTCGAGGACATCCAGGTAAGCGCGCGGACCGGCCGCCTTGTCGTGACCGTGACCGGGCCGGTGGACGACGCGCAGGTGCTGGCCGCCGTGGACGAGGCCGGCTACGAGGCGGCCCCGGTCCGATGA
- a CDS encoding heavy metal translocating P-type ATPase, protein MATSPAPSAPSVTSVELEIGGMTCASCAMRIEKKLNKLDGVAASVNYATEKAKTTVPTGYDPQLLIAEVEKAGYTAKLPTPPKAANGSADAAQEQPDHELLTLRNRLAGTVALTVPVIVLAMVPALQFTSWQWASLALAWPVIIWAAWPFHRAAWTNLRHGAATMDTLVSIGTLAAFVWSLYALFWGTAGTPGMKHGFELSVTPTDGAANIYLEVATGVTMFVLAGRYFEKRSKRQAGAALRALLELGAKDVAVLRDGVESRVPVEDLAVGDEFVVRPGEKIATDGVVVLGTSAIDLSMLTGESVPAEVGEGDTVTGATVNAGGRLVVRATRVGADTQLAQMARLVEDAQSGKAEVQRLADRVAGVFVPVVIAIAVAVLGAWLGAGFPAAAAFTAAVAVLIIACPCALGLATPTALLVGTGRGAQLGVLIKGPEVLESTRRIDTVVLDKTGTVTTGKMTLVEVVTADGVDRAELLRLAGALENASEHPIAQAIAKSATQQVGDLPTPEDFANIEGKGVQGVVEGHAVLVGRQSLLSDWSQHLTAELVERKAHFEQAGRTVVAVGWDGEARGLLAVADQVKPTSREAINQFKALGLAPVLLTGDNRTVADQIAAEVGIDQVIAEVLPADKVDVVRRLQSEGRVVAMVGDGVNDAAALAQADLGLAMGTGTDVAIEAADITLVRGDLRSAADAIRLSRRTLGTIRTNLFWAFAYNIVAIPLAALGLLNPMLAGAAMAFSSVFVVGNSLRLRSFTSQALDSAPSTNAPRTDSPRLANA, encoded by the coding sequence ATGGCCACATCCCCGGCCCCGTCGGCACCGTCCGTAACCAGCGTCGAACTCGAGATCGGCGGGATGACCTGTGCCTCGTGCGCGATGCGGATCGAGAAGAAGCTCAACAAGCTCGACGGCGTCGCGGCGTCGGTCAACTACGCCACCGAAAAGGCCAAGACCACCGTGCCGACGGGCTATGACCCGCAGCTCCTGATCGCCGAGGTCGAGAAGGCCGGCTACACCGCGAAGCTGCCCACACCGCCGAAGGCTGCCAACGGCTCCGCAGACGCCGCGCAGGAACAGCCCGACCACGAGCTGCTCACACTACGGAACCGGTTGGCCGGGACCGTGGCGTTGACCGTCCCGGTCATCGTGCTCGCCATGGTGCCCGCGCTGCAGTTCACCTCCTGGCAGTGGGCCTCTCTCGCGCTGGCCTGGCCAGTGATCATCTGGGCGGCGTGGCCGTTCCATCGAGCGGCGTGGACCAACCTGCGGCACGGCGCTGCCACGATGGACACCCTCGTCTCGATCGGCACCCTCGCGGCGTTCGTCTGGTCGTTGTACGCCCTGTTCTGGGGCACCGCTGGCACTCCAGGGATGAAGCACGGCTTCGAACTCTCCGTGACCCCGACCGACGGCGCCGCCAACATCTACCTTGAGGTCGCCACCGGCGTGACGATGTTCGTACTCGCCGGCCGCTACTTCGAGAAGCGGTCCAAGCGCCAGGCCGGCGCCGCGCTACGGGCCCTGCTCGAACTCGGCGCCAAGGACGTCGCGGTGCTGCGGGACGGAGTCGAGAGCAGGGTCCCGGTCGAGGACCTGGCGGTGGGCGACGAGTTCGTCGTCCGCCCCGGGGAGAAGATCGCAACCGACGGAGTCGTCGTCCTGGGAACCTCGGCGATCGACCTGTCGATGCTCACCGGCGAGTCCGTGCCGGCCGAGGTCGGCGAGGGCGACACCGTCACCGGTGCCACCGTGAACGCCGGCGGCCGTCTGGTCGTGCGCGCCACCCGGGTCGGCGCCGACACCCAGCTGGCCCAGATGGCCAGGCTGGTCGAGGACGCCCAGTCCGGCAAGGCGGAGGTCCAGCGGCTGGCTGACCGGGTGGCTGGCGTCTTCGTACCGGTCGTGATCGCCATTGCCGTGGCGGTCCTTGGAGCCTGGCTCGGCGCCGGGTTCCCCGCGGCCGCCGCGTTCACCGCCGCCGTGGCCGTGCTGATCATCGCCTGCCCGTGCGCCCTGGGACTGGCCACCCCGACCGCGCTGCTCGTCGGCACCGGCCGCGGCGCCCAGCTGGGAGTGCTCATCAAGGGCCCCGAGGTCCTGGAATCCACCCGCCGGATCGACACCGTCGTTCTCGACAAGACCGGCACCGTGACCACCGGAAAGATGACGCTCGTCGAGGTGGTCACCGCTGACGGCGTGGACCGGGCCGAGCTGCTACGCCTGGCCGGCGCCCTTGAGAACGCCTCCGAGCACCCCATCGCGCAGGCGATCGCGAAGAGCGCCACCCAGCAGGTCGGCGACCTGCCGACGCCGGAGGACTTCGCGAACATCGAAGGCAAGGGCGTTCAGGGCGTCGTCGAGGGCCATGCCGTGCTCGTCGGCCGCCAGTCCCTGCTCTCCGACTGGTCGCAGCACCTCACCGCCGAACTGGTCGAGCGCAAGGCCCACTTCGAGCAGGCTGGAAGAACCGTTGTCGCGGTCGGCTGGGACGGGGAGGCCCGCGGCCTGCTGGCCGTGGCCGACCAGGTCAAGCCGACCAGCCGCGAGGCGATCAACCAGTTCAAGGCACTCGGCTTGGCGCCAGTGCTGCTCACCGGCGACAACCGGACGGTGGCCGACCAGATAGCCGCCGAGGTCGGCATCGATCAGGTCATCGCCGAGGTCCTGCCCGCCGACAAGGTCGACGTGGTCAGGCGGCTCCAGTCCGAGGGCAGGGTCGTCGCGATGGTCGGCGATGGCGTCAACGACGCCGCCGCGCTGGCCCAGGCCGATCTGGGCCTGGCGATGGGCACCGGTACCGACGTCGCGATCGAGGCCGCCGACATCACCCTGGTACGCGGCGACCTGCGCAGCGCCGCCGACGCCATCCGGCTCTCCCGTCGAACCCTCGGCACGATCAGGACGAACCTGTTCTGGGCCTTCGCCTACAACATCGTGGCGATCCCGCTCGCCGCCCTCGGCCTGCTCAACCCGATGCTCGCCGGCGCCGCGATGGCGTTCTCCAGCGTCTTCGTCGTCGGCAACAGCCTGCGCCTGCGCTCCTTCACCAGCCAGGCGTTGGACAGCGCACCCTCGACGAACGCACCGCGCACGGACTCACCGCGCCTCGCCAACGCGTGA
- a CDS encoding metal-sensitive transcriptional regulator encodes METPATVRGYTATKDQLQSRLRRIEGQVRGVQNMVDDDRYCIDVLTQISAIQAALDKVALGLLDGHARHCMHEGAAEGRADEMATEMMAAVGRLMKRG; translated from the coding sequence ATGGAGACACCCGCCACGGTCCGCGGTTACACCGCCACCAAGGACCAACTGCAGTCGCGCCTGCGCCGCATCGAGGGGCAGGTGCGCGGCGTCCAGAACATGGTCGACGACGACCGGTACTGCATCGATGTGCTCACCCAGATATCCGCCATCCAGGCGGCGCTCGACAAGGTGGCGCTCGGCCTGCTCGACGGACACGCCCGCCACTGCATGCACGAGGGTGCCGCCGAGGGACGTGCCGACGAGATGGCGACCGAGATGATGGCCGCGGTCGGCCGGTTGATGAAACGCGGCTGA
- a CDS encoding RICIN domain-containing protein, producing MKTWRKSRPAVERRRRRVTGRLAALVAAMAGSMAAVVVFAGQANAIVTPPDDPPPSNPVQYSLISDVNGQCLDVYKLSDGTYGYWTTRQCNGSSSQKFQTIYGSGYASVRDVKNQACMMMYTNSFVSGYDCDGSISVRWTPVSGPNGSTQWRSQYNGLCLGIPVPAGSEFRPEGRSCTDTSTYWHFG from the coding sequence ATGAAGACCTGGAGAAAATCTAGGCCGGCCGTGGAACGACGGCGCCGAAGGGTTACCGGGCGGCTCGCGGCGCTCGTAGCGGCGATGGCGGGTTCAATGGCCGCCGTGGTCGTGTTCGCAGGTCAGGCCAACGCCATCGTGACTCCGCCGGACGACCCGCCGCCGTCTAACCCCGTCCAGTACTCGCTGATCAGCGATGTGAACGGCCAGTGCCTCGACGTTTATAAACTCTCGGATGGCACGTACGGCTACTGGACGACTCGCCAGTGCAACGGATCCTCCTCGCAGAAGTTCCAGACCATATATGGCAGTGGGTACGCTAGCGTCAGGGACGTCAAAAATCAGGCTTGTATGATGATGTATACCAATTCGTTCGTTTCCGGGTATGATTGCGACGGTTCGATTAGCGTGCGGTGGACGCCGGTGTCTGGACCCAACGGGTCGACGCAGTGGCGCAGCCAATATAACGGTCTGTGTCTGGGCATACCCGTGCCAGCGGGAAGTGAATTCCGGCCCGAAGGCCGGTCCTGCACCGATACGAGCACCTACTGGCACTTCGGCTAG